In Blautia wexlerae DSM 19850, a single window of DNA contains:
- a CDS encoding DUF624 domain-containing protein yields the protein MKRFFGTDSPSFRFMTILLELAEINLLFLLCSIPIVTIGAAYSAMLHSLYGMHKYGEGCFSVKMFFRVFRRSLKPLIPAWCVIVICYILLGCNINYIINNTQGMIRFIGCGVYIVLLLFVSGIMQYLSIFVALSEKWNRDFLKNSFLLTLAKFPVVILTSLLSMSVFIVALFPVSMMLRLLPLVILFWIVCPAYVCVGIHMRVLKPLFPELFDF from the coding sequence ATGAAACGATTTTTTGGGACAGATTCACCATCGTTTAGGTTTATGACAATATTGTTGGAACTTGCAGAAATCAATTTACTTTTTTTACTATGTTCTATTCCGATAGTAACTATTGGAGCTGCTTATTCAGCAATGCTGCATAGTCTATATGGAATGCATAAATATGGAGAAGGGTGTTTTTCTGTAAAGATGTTTTTTAGAGTATTTAGAAGAAGTTTGAAGCCCCTTATTCCGGCATGGTGTGTAATTGTAATATGCTATATATTATTGGGATGTAATATAAATTATATCATCAATAATACTCAAGGAATGATACGTTTTATTGGTTGTGGAGTTTATATAGTGCTGTTGCTGTTCGTATCAGGTATTATGCAGTATCTTTCAATTTTTGTGGCTCTTTCAGAAAAATGGAATCGGGATTTTCTTAAAAACAGCTTTTTGTTGACATTGGCAAAATTTCCTGTGGTTATTTTGACCTCATTATTGAGTATGTCTGTATTTATTGTAGCATTGTTTCCTGTATCTATGATGCTTAGATTACTTCCGCTGGTTATTTTATTTTGGATTGTGTGTCCTGCTTATGTTTGTGTGGGAATACATATGCGTGTATTGAAACCGCTGTTTCCGGAATTATTTGACTTTTGA
- a CDS encoding ABC transporter substrate-binding protein yields MKKATLHKVTAIGMIAALTASQSAVVFAEEGDSSDKITLTFAFDEGVGTPTEEAIKAFNESQDEIEVQSYHLPQDANNLHDDFVNKMVAGDTSVDLMALDVVYIAEFASAGWIEALDDLYTEDELSAYLDGTVEGAKYDGKLYAAPWFTNASALFYRTDVLEDLGITEVPTTYQGWIDVYEKLAKDSGIDYAFCYQGAQSEAMVCNWVEFLASFGASVLDEDGKPVCDSKEAVEATQLMADYIGKYAPEGTTTYTETESQQVFQEGKALTCRTWSGTWNTFNDPEQSDVAGNVGMTMLPVYKEGDTSHSCLGGLDLAINSNIDDKQKEAAKTFIKWMTSEEEEKAFCLSSSQPPTVKDVYTDADVLEQIPFYKDFYSIIENGKGRPSSPDYSLLSDAIQRNVHSALTKEESAEDALKALQKEAEQLQ; encoded by the coding sequence ATGAAAAAAGCAACATTACACAAAGTTACTGCAATAGGAATGATTGCAGCACTGACAGCATCACAGTCAGCAGTTGTTTTTGCAGAAGAGGGAGATTCTTCTGACAAAATAACACTTACCTTTGCGTTTGACGAAGGTGTAGGTACTCCGACAGAAGAGGCTATCAAAGCATTCAATGAGAGTCAGGATGAAATTGAAGTCCAGTCATATCATCTTCCACAGGATGCTAATAATCTTCATGATGATTTTGTAAATAAGATGGTTGCCGGAGATACAAGTGTTGATCTTATGGCGCTTGATGTTGTGTATATTGCAGAATTTGCATCTGCCGGATGGATTGAAGCGTTAGATGATTTATATACAGAAGACGAACTTTCAGCATATTTGGATGGTACTGTGGAAGGTGCAAAATATGATGGAAAACTGTATGCAGCACCATGGTTTACGAATGCTTCTGCATTATTCTATCGTACAGATGTATTAGAGGATCTGGGAATTACAGAGGTTCCAACTACATACCAGGGTTGGATTGATGTATATGAGAAACTTGCAAAGGATTCTGGAATTGATTATGCATTCTGTTATCAGGGTGCACAGAGCGAAGCTATGGTTTGCAACTGGGTTGAATTTCTTGCATCTTTTGGAGCAAGCGTTTTAGATGAGGATGGAAAACCGGTTTGCGATTCAAAGGAAGCTGTTGAAGCAACACAGCTTATGGCAGATTATATTGGAAAGTATGCACCGGAAGGAACAACTACTTATACTGAAACAGAATCTCAGCAGGTTTTCCAGGAAGGTAAAGCTCTTACCTGCCGTACATGGTCTGGAACATGGAACACATTTAATGATCCTGAACAGTCTGATGTTGCAGGAAATGTTGGTATGACAATGCTGCCTGTATATAAAGAAGGTGATACTTCTCATAGCTGTCTTGGTGGACTTGATTTAGCTATTAACTCAAACATTGATGACAAACAGAAAGAGGCCGCAAAAACATTTATTAAATGGATGACATCTGAAGAGGAAGAAAAAGCTTTCTGCCTGAGCTCTTCTCAGCCACCTACAGTAAAAGATGTTTATACAGATGCAGATGTGCTTGAACAGATTCCGTTCTACAAAGACTTTTATTCAATTATTGAGAATGGAAAAGGACGTCCTTCCTCACCGGATTATTCATTATTATCTGATGCGATCCAGAGAAATGTTCATTCTGCATTAACAAAAGAAGAGTCTGCAGAAGATGCATTAAAGGCTCTTCAGAAAGAAGCTGAGCAACTTCAGTAA
- a CDS encoding LacI family DNA-binding transcriptional regulator — MKMSVTIEDIANEAKVSIATVSRVMNGTKTVSPELKKRVLDAIERNRFKPNTFAKGLATDKSNIIGVIVSDVSNAVISSTIKGINSICQKKGYTVMICESDGDSKKEKMLLERMQEHRASGVLLAGVNIDSSQVQWMLELDYPIVLFTQEAADNKTLINTVTHDNKKIIADAVEFLMANGHKRIAYISGPQNDYSSGAQRLKAFYEITKNFNLDIPDSYVVEGDFSYESGMNAMQRIYEESLVLPTAVLACCDMTAIGAIACIRKFGMKVPESLSVMGIDDTELAQYVTPSLSTIRIPYYEEGRKAARELLMLIEEEKQSTESLIYVPHKIIRRFSVKNIG; from the coding sequence ATGAAAATGTCAGTAACGATTGAAGACATTGCAAATGAAGCAAAAGTTTCTATAGCTACAGTATCCAGAGTAATGAATGGTACAAAAACGGTAAGTCCCGAATTAAAAAAGCGAGTTCTTGATGCAATAGAGAGAAATCGCTTTAAACCAAATACCTTTGCGAAAGGGCTTGCTACTGATAAGTCCAATATTATTGGGGTAATAGTCAGTGACGTGTCTAATGCAGTAATTTCATCAACAATTAAGGGGATTAACAGTATTTGTCAGAAAAAAGGTTACACAGTTATGATCTGTGAATCGGATGGTGACAGTAAAAAGGAAAAAATGTTACTTGAAAGAATGCAGGAGCATAGGGCATCAGGGGTTTTACTGGCAGGGGTAAATATTGATAGCAGCCAGGTACAATGGATGTTGGAATTAGATTATCCCATTGTATTGTTTACACAAGAAGCAGCTGACAATAAGACTTTGATCAATACTGTAACTCATGATAATAAGAAAATAATTGCAGATGCAGTAGAATTTCTTATGGCAAATGGACATAAAAGAATTGCATATATCAGCGGACCACAAAACGATTATTCTTCAGGAGCACAAAGATTAAAGGCCTTTTATGAAATTACAAAGAACTTTAATCTGGACATACCAGACTCTTATGTTGTAGAGGGCGATTTTTCATATGAAAGTGGTATGAATGCGATGCAGCGTATTTATGAAGAGAGCTTGGTTCTTCCAACGGCTGTGCTTGCCTGTTGTGATATGACAGCAATTGGAGCTATTGCATGTATCAGAAAATTTGGTATGAAAGTTCCTGAAAGTCTTTCGGTAATGGGGATAGATGATACTGAGTTGGCTCAGTATGTAACTCCTTCGTTATCTACAATAAGGATTCCTTATTATGAAGAGGGAAGAAAAGCTGCAAGAGAACTGTTAATGCTGATTGAAGAAGAAAAACAGTCTACAGAGTCTCTGATTTATGTTCCGCATAAAATAATCAGAAGGTTTAGTGTTAAAAATATAGGATAA